The following nucleotide sequence is from Terriglobia bacterium.
GATGCTCGCCGTAATCAGGACGGAGGCAACCGCGCCCATCGTCGAGATCAGGGTCGCCATCGTCGTTATTGATCCGGAGCGCGCGTGACGCCGGTATTCCCAAAGGCCGAACCAGGCAAACATCCCGGCGGCGGTCATCAATACGAGCGTGATCATGGCCGCATTCTGGTGCAGCTGGACCATGCCGGCAGAAAATGACGGGTTTTTATTGACGATCCGCTGCGCTTCCGCACCCGAGATGTACGTGGGCAGAACCGCCATCGTAATCAGCACCAGCACGCCGTAGGCAAACTGCTTGATGCCTTCGTCTTTTTTGTAAATTCCCGCGGCCAGAAGCAGGAGACCTGCAATCGAGCCCAGCGAAGGAACGTGGTTCAAAATGATATGTACGTGTGCAAGATTCATGAAATGTCTCTAAAGCCTATTCCCGACTAAGATGGGGTACATCTAACACCATCTTCGCGGCCTTTGGCAAGACGTCATTCAACGGTGGAAGGTCTACCGTTTCTTGTAAACGAGAACGTTGTCGACCGCCTTGCCGTCAGTGCCAACGCCGCTCTGGGTGACGGTTCGGTTCTTCCCGTCGGGCGAAATCTCACATTTTTCGATCATCAGCTTTTTACCTTTCAGATAGCTGATCCGTTCGACGGGAACCACAAAAAGCACAAAACATGAGGTCATTCGTAATGTTTTCGTGCCTTTTGTGTTCTGCTATGTGCCCTTTGTGGCTATTCCCCGCTTTTGTCCAGCATCCGCTGATATGCAGCCGAATAGAATTTCAGCTTCTCAACGGGCGGCGCCGCCTCGGCTTGCACGGTATCACCGAGCACCATCACTTTGCTGTTGAGGTCGCGGTACTGCGGCCAGTTCGGCAGGCCCGGTCCATTCGGATCCCCTTTGGTAATGAAGTTGATCCAGTACGATGACATCGTCGCCGCCAGCTTCGTGTCGACGTCGTTCCAGGTCTGGGTCGCCTGTCCCTTCGGGTTGTTGAACGCGTAGGAAATCTCGGCGGTGTGCGTGGCGCCATTCGGCGACGGTTGCCCGTTCAGCGTCGGGATACGCGTGAAGAAGTAGGTGTAGGCCTTCTTCCCTGCTTTGGCCTGTGCCGCGGCCCACTGCCGCATGTTCCAGGTGATTTCTTCAGCGCAGGCCGCATGCGCCGCCGGCTGCGCTTCTGCATCGGAGGTCACTCCGTACAGTTTTGTATAGTCGCCTGCGGCGTCTCCAAACTTGCGTTGAGCGTTGGTCTTGAAAGCGTCGAGCGTCATTCCGCCGCGGCCACCGCCGCGGCCGACAAGACCGGCAGCCGGCCCGCATATGCCGAAGTTCGCTTCGTCCTTGTTCGAACCGGTGAGAACGTCCACGGCGTTTTGCTTTCCATGCATAAAGGTCATCGACAGGTCTTCGGGAATGACGTAGCCGTCAACAATAAGTCCGGAGCCGCCAAGGCCGCCGAGCTCGGCCAGCGGCTTGGAACGCAGTTCGGCGATGGTCTTCACGCCGAGCGTGGTCATCGCCTTGGCGCCATTCTCTTGAGCCTGCGCGGAAGTAGTCATGCGCGCCATCGTCAGACCCATCCAGCCGCCGCTCTCCGCGATCGCCCGGTGAAATAGGCCTTTCGCGTGGGGCGAGCCGACAAGCGCGCCGATCATGATTGCGCCGGCCGATTCACCCGCGATGGTGACGTTATTCGGATCGCCGCCAAACGCGCCGATGTTCTTCTTCACCCATTGCAGCATCGCGATCGCGTCCATCATCCCGTAATCACCCGAAGCGTTGTGGCCCGACTCCTTCGCCAGTTCCGGGTGCGCGAAGAAGCCGAAGACGCCGAGCCGGTAATTGAAGGTGACGATTACTGGTCCCTTCGAAGCGAGATTTTCGCCGTCATACCAGGCCTGGCCGCCGGAGCCGCCGGTGAAACCGCCGCCATAGATCCAGACCATGACGGGACGACGGTCGTTGGCGCTATTGGCGCTCGTCCAGACATTCGCATACAGACAGTCTTCGCTGCGCGCAGGTTCCCGGGCGGCAGCTGTCTGGGCCGGCGGGGCCGCCGCGCCGCCGCCGCGCCCCCCTCGCCCCCCGCGTCCCTGGGCAGGCGTTCCTGCAATGCAGGGCGCACCGAACGCATCCGCCTTTCGGACCCCTTCCCACTTCGCCACCGGCTGCGGCGCGCGCCACCGATTCTCACCCAGCGGAGGCGCTGCAAAAGGTATGCCCTTGAAGACGCGCACGGCCGGCTGGCCGGTACTGGAGGTACCTGCGAGGACTCCCGCATCGATCCGTACCTGTTCCGGAATCATTGCGGAGGCGTTCGCGGCCGCGACCAGCGCCGCTACGACGATGAAATATTGGACTCGCTTCATGTGTTCTCCTTTTTACCGAGCTGGGTGCCAGCATGATATAGCAAGTCACAATGTTGCGGATTCAAACTAAGAGATCAGCCTCTGGTCAGGCGACCTTCAGAACAACCTTGCCGTGGGTTTTGCCCGTCTCGCTGAGTTCCTGCGCCTTCTTTGCCTCATCGAGAGACATCGTTTGCGCGAGCCTCGGCTTTACGGCGCCACTTTCGACAAGCGCGGCGAGTTCGGCGAGATCTACTGCGTTGCGCCTCATCACCATGTGCACGGCCCGGATTCCGGATCGCTTCGCGGCCGCTTCATCAACCTGCTGAACGGTGGTGATGAGAACACCGCCTTTTTTCACGACAGCGAAAGACCGTTTAAAGGTGTCTCCTCCGACAAGATCGACCACCGCGTCCATCTCATTCGCTTTATCTTCGAAGCGTTCCTTCTTGTAGTCGACGATTTCGTCGATTCCCAACGACTCCAGATATTCGATGTCGTCGCCGGTTGCCGTACCGATCACCTTCGCGCCCAGGTTCTTGGCAATCTGCGCAGCAAAAGAACCGACTCCCCCGGCGGCGCCGTGGATCAGGATGGTCATCCCGGGATTGGCCTGCGCATGATCGCGGATAAGCTGCAGAGCGGTTAAGCCGGCGGTTGGTAATGCCGCTGCCGTAACGTCGTCCATCGATTTCGGCATTGCCGCTACTGCCGATTCGGATGCGGCAGCGTACTCGGCATAAGTACCATGCCCGAATCCGAACACCCGGTCGCCGATCGCGAAGCGTTTTACCGACGTTCCGCTTTCAACGACTTCGCCTGCGAAATCCTGTCCCATGGTCAGCGGAAACGATGCGGACATAACTTGTTTCAGATAGCCTTGCCGAATCTTCCAGTCCACCGGGTTTACACCCGCATCACGAACTCGTACGAGTATCTGGTCATCAGAAATGGTGACGCGTGGAACGTCTTCGACCTGGAGTGCCCCTGAATCACCATATTCGTGAATCCGTATCGCTTTCATTTGTAACCTCCATCAAAAACAGAGACAGTCTCAAACGAGACTGTCTCTGATAGCACAAGGGCTGCAGAAGGAGATCTCCAGACAGAATTCAGTATCGAAGGATATTATCGTTCGCCCCAGCTGATGAGTAAACCGGCTGTGGCTTCAGGCCAGGTCGGCGCGGAGTGGTAAAAATTCGGAATGGTCCTTCCTCGAACATCCACGCGGAACCCGAGCGGCCCCCAGAGATTCATCGCTTTGAGTCCGCCGCCGTAGTTGAATGTTAAGAAAGTGTCTCCGTCGCTGATGAGTTTTGTCGGAGCCGAATTGGCCACGAGAGTTCCACCAGGACCCGCCACCAGCCCTCCGCCTTGGAGAAAGGCCGAGTCTCCATGTCGGACTTCCGCCGTCAGTCCGCCGACGCCGCCAACGAGATAGGGACTGAACTTCGCGCCGAGCACGCGCCGGTTACCAAAGTTCCAGGCCCCGTCAAGGTCATACACCATGGCAAATACCGTGGGCGCCCCGGCCGTTCCGAAAGTAGTTGTACCGGAAAAGTCAGGAGTGTTTCCGGTCTGGAAGTGATTCAAGTACGAGACACCGACTTCCACTTCGCCGCCGCCACTGAAAATAAGTCCCCCTTTGAGGCCGAAAATGCCTTGTGCCAGGATCTTATTGTCATTAAAAGAATTCATTCGCATAGGCCAGATGCCGCCCGCGTTCATGTACAGTTCCGCGCTGGTACCAGGCCCGTTGCCGGTGGTCCTGGGCAGCGCCTGTGGTGCGCAAGGCGCGCTACAACTTTGTGTAGATGTGGACGTTGTATCTGTAGTGATTTGTGTTTGTGTTGTGTCCGTTGTGGTCTGATCGGACGTCTGAGCATGCAAGGTCACTGCAAAAAAGATACCGGAAACAAACAGAACGATTGCAAGGCGCATTTCCAGTTGAGCTCTCATTCAGTCTCCTCCTTACGGCATTCCAGACTTCACAGAAGTCTCCTCCATTTCGTATGGCATGCGTCATTCCAACTGGTATTGATTAATTGGACGTGGATCGAGAACGGAGAATCCTCCCTGTTTTTCCAACGGGTCAGGC
It contains:
- a CDS encoding carboxylesterase family protein, which produces MKRVQYFIVVAALVAAANASAMIPEQVRIDAGVLAGTSSTGQPAVRVFKGIPFAAPPLGENRWRAPQPVAKWEGVRKADAFGAPCIAGTPAQGRGGRGGRGGGAAAPPAQTAAAREPARSEDCLYANVWTSANSANDRRPVMVWIYGGGFTGGSGGQAWYDGENLASKGPVIVTFNYRLGVFGFFAHPELAKESGHNASGDYGMMDAIAMLQWVKKNIGAFGGDPNNVTIAGESAGAIMIGALVGSPHAKGLFHRAIAESGGWMGLTMARMTTSAQAQENGAKAMTTLGVKTIAELRSKPLAELGGLGGSGLIVDGYVIPEDLSMTFMHGKQNAVDVLTGSNKDEANFGICGPAAGLVGRGGGRGGMTLDAFKTNAQRKFGDAAGDYTKLYGVTSDAEAQPAAHAACAEEITWNMRQWAAAQAKAGKKAYTYFFTRIPTLNGQPSPNGATHTAEISYAFNNPKGQATQTWNDVDTKLAATMSSYWINFITKGDPNGPGLPNWPQYRDLNSKVMVLGDTVQAEAAPPVEKLKFYSAAYQRMLDKSGE
- a CDS encoding NADP-dependent oxidoreductase → MKAIRIHEYGDSGALQVEDVPRVTISDDQILVRVRDAGVNPVDWKIRQGYLKQVMSASFPLTMGQDFAGEVVESGTSVKRFAIGDRVFGFGHGTYAEYAAASESAVAAMPKSMDDVTAAALPTAGLTALQLIRDHAQANPGMTILIHGAAGGVGSFAAQIAKNLGAKVIGTATGDDIEYLESLGIDEIVDYKKERFEDKANEMDAVVDLVGGDTFKRSFAVVKKGGVLITTVQQVDEAAAKRSGIRAVHMVMRRNAVDLAELAALVESGAVKPRLAQTMSLDEAKKAQELSETGKTHGKVVLKVA